In a genomic window of Struthio camelus isolate bStrCam1 chromosome 20, bStrCam1.hap1, whole genome shotgun sequence:
- the ADAMTS13 gene encoding A disintegrin and metalloproteinase with thrombospondin motifs 13 isoform X4: protein MMNSSFSLLKRFSSNCFAGGNPLQPPGAKCRVTYCEGHLQGVIVADEEQIHVRPVRSKDIALLKDLGFSRPHILFRSAGRGASTARAEQSPRLQKRAEGTVKHLELMVVAGPDVYLYHKEDTERYILANLNIGAELLRDASLGVHFRVHLMQMIVLREPEMDVNITTNITSSLMSVCEWSKKVNPQNDSDPLHADIVLYVTRFDLELPDGNKELRGVTRLGGVCSSFWSCVITQDTGFDLGVTIAHEIGHSLGIPHDGEGNRCSSSGYIMGSAGSHNSIDLTWSPCSQEEFLAFVNTGQTNCLNDLPDTDGSIPGWKPGLYYGADEQCKIAFGNVATACTFADSNVDICNVLSCHVQPGDKSSCTRLFVPLLDGTDCGINKWCFKGRCSSLEELTPMAVVHGQWSSWSPFSSCSRSCGGGVVIRQRFCNNPRPAFGGQECQGAGVQVEMCNTQACLMTQLDFMAEQCAATNVKPLDLAVEAPSFYTWTSAVGFAKGDLLCKHMCRAVGKEFMVSREDSFIDGTRCEQDNSEHLGAFHLCVMGSCKAFGCDGQMDSKKIMDSCKVCGGDNTTCTKVSGSYTEGKTKEYVTFLSLPYNATFVRVINWRPLFTHLAVKVKGEYVVAGKGKISLNVTYPSVLEDSQIKYKVFLTKSNLPSLEEVHVDGPTQEEIEIQVYRRYAKEYGNATNPDITFSYFVPKENLTYMWIPQKGQCSVTCGEGTRLVDHVCFDRTKNETTEDQQCLGLLQPLSEQEPCAVGPCLYRWKKSEIDECSAVCGTGVAQQNLTCVQSRDGLETVVDDSLCPAEEKPLSIVPCVVNVCPLGWDKEEDTRLLQTFESFGHIQLENKPVYVWSPLAGECSVSCGKGKTQLQYVCVAFDTKEETQEENCHPVPKPESRMEVCNLNPCPPRWHYKIGSCSVSCGGGVMHKVLYCAREIGEKAEQIVADTRCDGLPRPEEQEPCNLEPCPPRWKVTPASPCSSTCGLGLAVQLVTCVQIHQGQEMLLEEHLCPVAEKPLTSIPCVIRMCSYEWGFSEWTECSTSCGNGVQTRQDFCLNPLTRKHVNPIFCRHFPKAIVLRGCSAGPCHEQAVAARSHGAELQTVTPAMRPTTAVTAKWARYKGLDLLPSAVPPVPQEPTEETSGGVCGRLFLNATGIINMMGVEGSDCTVTIGRPLGEEIRVSILESSLNCSAGELLLLSGRMMWQTGCRKLPLSLINSRTNTLIVKQRVLMPGNGVVLQYSSRAATKKYYQDCDKQLFGPQGEIVNPVQLPDHRQEVVCRTFINVAPRHRIAIRALYIDLGNESNQTQSNYILIRDVSTMKTMVFHGRQQFFWESTGSQAEIEFHENVKEHRTRFWAEYHIAEPN, encoded by the exons ATGATGAACTCTTCCTTTAGCTTGCTGAAGCGATTCTCAAGCAACTGCTTTGCAGGAGGCAATCCACTGCAACCTCCAGGGGCTAAGTGTAGAGTCACGTACTGTGAAGGGCACCTG CAAGGAGTCATCGTTGCAGATGAGGAACAGATTCATGTCAGGCCTGTCAGAAGCAAAGATATTGCCCTGCTGAAGGACTTGGGTTTCTCCAGACCCCACATTCTCTTCAGAAGCGCTGGAAGAGGGGCAAGTACAGCAAGAG CAGAGCAGTCTCCTCGCCTGCAGAAGAGGGCTGAGGGAACTGTCAAACATCTGGAGCTGATGGTTGTAGCAGGTCCTGATGTTTACTTGTACCACAAAGAGGACACGGAGCGATACATTCTTGCTAACCTGAACATT ggagcagagctgctgagggaTGCTTCACTGGGTGTTCATTTCAGGGTTCACCTGATGCAAATGATTGTTTTGCGAGAACCAGAG ATGGACGTAAACATCACGACAAATATCACCTCCTCGCTGATGAGTGTTTGCGAATGGAGCAAGAAAGTCAACCCCCAGAACGACTCTGACCCCCTGCATGCTGACATTGTCCTGTATGTGACCAG GTTTGACCTGGAGTTGCCTGACGGGAACAAGGAGCTACGTGGAGTGACCCGTTTAGGTGGAGTCTGCTCCTCCTTCTGGAGTTGCGTTATTACCCAGGACACAGGCTTTGACCTGGGAGTCACCATAGCCCATGAGATTGGGCACAG TCTTGGAATCCCCCACGATGGTGAGGGGAATCGCTGCAGTAGCAGTGGTTACATCATGGGTTCAGCAGGAAGCCACAACAGTATTGACCTTACCTGGTCACCCTGTAGCCAGGAAGAGTTTCTGGCCTTTGTCAA CACAGGCCAAACAAACTGCTTAAATGACCTGCCGGACACGGACGGCAGCATCCCTGGGTGGAAGCCTGGCTTGTATTATGGAGCAGATGAACAATGTAAAATAGCCTTTGGGAATGTCGCTACAGCATGCACCTTTGCTGACAGCAACGTT GATATATGTAATGTTCTCTCATGCCATGTACAACCAGGAGACAAATCCAGCTGCACTCGGCTTTTTGTTCCCCTCTTGGATGGTACTGATTGTGGAATCAATAAG TGGTGCTTCAAGGGACGGTGCAGCTCTCTGGAAGAACTGACCCCCATGGCTGTCGTGCATGGGCAGTGGTCCAGCTGGagccccttctcctcctgctcccgcagctgTGGAGGTGGAGTTGTGATAAGGCAGCGGTTCTGCAACAACCCCAG GCCTGCTTTTGGGGGGCAAGAGTGCCAAGGAGCTGGCGTCCAAGTGGAGATGTGCAATACCCAG GCCTGTTTGATGACCCAGCTGGACTTTATGGCTGAGCAATGCGCAGCAACAAATGTAAAGCCACTGGATCTCGCTGTAGAAGCGCCATCCTTTTATACCTGGACTTCTGCTGTTGGCTTTGCCAAAG GAGACTTGCTGTGCAAGCACATGTGCAGAGCAGTTGGAAAAGAATTTATGGTAAGCCGTGAAGATAGTTTCATAGATGGAACCAGATGCGAGCAGGATAACTCTGAACACCTTGGGGCTTTCCATCTGTGTGTAATGGGAAGCTGCAAA GCATTTGGGTGTGATGGTCAGATGGACTCCAAGAAGATAATGGACTCTTGTAAGGTCTGTGGGGGTGATAATACCACATGCACCAAAGTGAGTGGATCttacacagaaggaaaaactaaag AGTATGTTACATTTCTGTCCCTGCCTTATAACGCTACCTTCGTCCGTGTTATCAATTGGAGACCGCTCTTCACGCATTTGG CTGTGAAAGTTAAAGGTGAGTATGTTGttgctggaaagggaaaaatCTCATTGAATGTCACCTATCCATCTGTTCTGGAGGACAGCCAGATCAAATACAAAGTGTTTCTCACCAAGAGCAACCTGCCAAGCCTAGAGGAAGTCCATGTGGATGGGCCAACGCAAGAGGAAATTGAGATACAG GTCTATAGAAGGTATGCAAAAGAATACGGCAATGCCACCAACCCAGATATCACCTTCAGCTATTTTGTGCCAAAAGAGAATCTGACATATATGTGGATTCCTCAGAAGGGGCAATGCTCAGTGACCTGTGGAGAAG GGACTCGCCTGGTGGATCATGTGTGCTTTGACCGGACAAAGAATGAAACAACAGAGGACCAGCAGTGTctgggcctcctgcagccccttTCAGAGCAGGAGCCCTGTGCTGTGGGACCATGTCTGTACAG GTGGAAGAAATCTGAAATAGATGAATGCTCTGCCGTCTGTGGAACCGGAGTTGCCCAGCAGAATCTGACCTGTGTTCAGTCTCGTGATGGACTGGAGACTGTTGTGGATGACAGCTTATGCCCAGCGGAAGAAAAACCCCTCTCCATCGTGCCGTGCGTGGTTAATGTCTGCCCTTTAGGCTGGGATAAA GAGGAAGACACACGCTTGCTGCAGACTTTTGAGTCATTTGGGCATATCCAGCTGGAAAATAAGCCCGTGTATGTCTGGAGCCCTCTGGCTGGAGAGTGTTCTGTTTCCTGTGGTAAAG GTAAGACTCAGCTACAATATGTATGTGTGGCTTTTGACACCAAAGAAGAGACCCAGGAAGAAAATTGTCACCCAGTGCCAAAGCCTGAGAGCAGGATGGAAGTTTGCAATCTCAATCCCTGTCCACCAAG GTGGCATTACAAAATCGGCTCGTGCAGCGTAAGCTGTGGAGGAGGTGTGATGCATAAGGTCCTCTACTGTGCAAGGGAGATCGGGGAGAAGGCGGAACAGATTGTAGCAGATACCCGGTGTGATGGTTTGCCTCGCCCAGAGGAGCAGGAGCCGTGTAATTTGGAGCCGTGCCCTCCAAG ATGGAAGGTAACCCCAGCTAGCCCCTGTTCCTCCACCTGTGGGCTTGGCTTAGCTGTTCAGCTGGTCACCTGTGTTCAGATCCACCAAGGCCAAGAGATGTTGCTGGAGGAGCATTTATGTCCTGTGGCAGAGAAGCCTCTTACCAGCATCCCCTGTGTCATCCGAATGTGCTCTTATGAATGGGGCTTCAGCGAATGGACAGAG tGCTCCACTTCATGTGGGAATGGTGTTCAGACACGTCAGGATTTCTGCCTCAACCCGCTAACCCGTAAGCACGTGAACCCCATCTTCTGCAGGCACTTCCCCAAGGCCATTGTGCTGCGTGGCTGCTCCGCAGGGCCCTGCCATGAGCAGGCCGTGGCAGCCAGATCCCATGGAGCAGAGCTCCAGACAGTGACACCAGCCATGCGTCCGACGACAGCTGTAACTGCCAAATGGGCAAGATATAAGGGTCTGGATCTTCTTCCATCTGCTGTGCCACCTGTTCCTCAGGAACCAACAGAGGAGACTAGTGGAG GTGTCTGTGGGAGGCTCTTTCTCAATGCCACGGGGATCATCAACATGATGGGTGTAGAGGGCAGTGACTGCACTGTGACCATCGGACGCCCTCTCGGGGAGGAGATAAGAGTCAGCATTCTGGAGAGCTCCCTGAactgcagtgcag GAGAGCTACTGCTGCTTTCTGGGCGAATGATGTGGCAGACGGGCTGCAGGAAGCTCCCTTTGTCACTGATAAATTCCAGAACAAATACGCTGATTGTGAAACAGCGTGTTTTGATGCCAGGGAATGGGGTCGTTCTTCAGTACAGCAGCAGAGCGGCAACTAAAAAATATTACCAAG aCTGTGACAAGCAGTTGTTTGGTCCCCAAGGTGAAATAGTGAATCCTGTGCAATTGCCTGATCATAGGCAAGAAGTAGTGTGTCGGACCTTCATCAATGTGGCTCCTCGGCATCGCATAGCCATCCGCGCCCTGTATATTGACCTGGGCAATGAGAGCAACCAAACGCAATCTAATTATATCCTG ATCCGTGATGTAAGCACCATGAAGACGATGGTGTTTCATGGAAGACAACAATTCTTCTGGGAATCAACTGGAAGCCAAGCTGAAATTGAATTCCATGAAAACGTTAAGGAACATCGAACCCGTTTCTGGGCCGAATATCACATTGCTGAGCCCAACTAA
- the ADAMTS13 gene encoding A disintegrin and metalloproteinase with thrombospondin motifs 13 isoform X2 produces MIISLMIRALMMFPLGFCWPSVFQEKFLRALDPEDVFSYFGTSSVSDVPEFVVAQPTCPGKEEQIGLASYRIQHCSIEAWGQLYAFEFLEDHALLSSSFVSHHMMNSSFSLLKRFSSNCFAGGNPLQPPGAKCRVTYCEGHLQGVIVADEEQIHVRPVRSKDIALLKDLGFSRPHILFRSAGRGASTAREQSPRLQKRAEGTVKHLELMVVAGPDVYLYHKEDTERYILANLNIGAELLRDASLGVHFRVHLMQMIVLREPEMDVNITTNITSSLMSVCEWSKKVNPQNDSDPLHADIVLYVTRFDLELPDGNKELRGVTRLGGVCSSFWSCVITQDTGFDLGVTIAHEIGHSLGIPHDGEGNRCSSSGYIMGSAGSHNSIDLTWSPCSQEEFLAFVNTGQTNCLNDLPDTDGSIPGWKPGLYYGADEQCKIAFGNVATACTFADSNVDICNVLSCHVQPGDKSSCTRLFVPLLDGTDCGINKWCFKGRCSSLEELTPMAVVHGQWSSWSPFSSCSRSCGGGVVIRQRFCNNPRPAFGGQECQGAGVQVEMCNTQACLMTQLDFMAEQCAATNVKPLDLAVEAPSFYTWTSAVGFAKGDLLCKHMCRAVGKEFMVSREDSFIDGTRCEQDNSEHLGAFHLCVMGSCKAFGCDGQMDSKKIMDSCKVCGGDNTTCTKVSGSYTEGKTKEYVTFLSLPYNATFVRVINWRPLFTHLAVKVKGEYVVAGKGKISLNVTYPSVLEDSQIKYKVFLTKSNLPSLEEVHVDGPTQEEIEIQVYRRYAKEYGNATNPDITFSYFVPKENLTYMWIPQKGQCSVTCGEGTRLVDHVCFDRTKNETTEDQQCLGLLQPLSEQEPCAVGPCLYRWKKSEIDECSAVCGTGVAQQNLTCVQSRDGLETVVDDSLCPAEEKPLSIVPCVVNVCPLGWDKEEDTRLLQTFESFGHIQLENKPVYVWSPLAGECSVSCGKGKTQLQYVCVAFDTKEETQEENCHPVPKPESRMEVCNLNPCPPRWHYKIGSCSVSCGGGVMHKVLYCAREIGEKAEQIVADTRCDGLPRPEEQEPCNLEPCPPRWKVTPASPCSSTCGLGLAVQLVTCVQIHQGQEMLLEEHLCPVAEKPLTSIPCVIRMCSYEWGFSEWTECSTSCGNGVQTRQDFCLNPLTRKHVNPIFCRHFPKAIVLRGCSAGPCHEQAVAARSHGAELQTVTPAMRPTTAVTAKWARYKGLDLLPSAVPPVPQEPTEETSGGVCGRLFLNATGIINMMGVEGSDCTVTIGRPLGEEIRVSILESSLNCSAGELLLLSGRMMWQTGCRKLPLSLINSRTNTLIVKQRVLMPGNGVVLQYSSRAATKKYYQDCDKQLFGPQGEIVNPVQLPDHRQEVVCRTFINVAPRHRIAIRALYIDLGNESNQTQSNYILIRDVSTMKTMVFHGRQQFFWESTGSQAEIEFHENVKEHRTRFWAEYHIAEPN; encoded by the exons ATGATCATCAGCCTGATGATCCGAGCCCTCATGATGTTCCCCCTGGGATTTTGCTGGCCATCGGTTTTCCAAGAG AAATTTCTCAGAGCTTTGGATCCGGAAGATGTTTTCTCTTATTTTGGCACCAGCTCAGTTTCTGACG tacCTGAGTTTGTTGTTGCTCAGCCGACTTGCCCTGGTAAAGAAGAGCAGATTGGGCTGGCGTCCTATCGGATTCAACACTGCTCCATTGAGGCCTGGGGACAACTCTATGCCTTTGAGTTCCTAGAGGACCATGCCCTCCTGTCCTCTTCCTTTGTGAGCCATCATATGATGAACTCTTCCTTTAGCTTGCTGAAGCGATTCTCAAGCAACTGCTTTGCAGGAGGCAATCCACTGCAACCTCCAGGGGCTAAGTGTAGAGTCACGTACTGTGAAGGGCACCTG CAAGGAGTCATCGTTGCAGATGAGGAACAGATTCATGTCAGGCCTGTCAGAAGCAAAGATATTGCCCTGCTGAAGGACTTGGGTTTCTCCAGACCCCACATTCTCTTCAGAAGCGCTGGAAGAGGGGCAAGTACAGCAAGAG AGCAGTCTCCTCGCCTGCAGAAGAGGGCTGAGGGAACTGTCAAACATCTGGAGCTGATGGTTGTAGCAGGTCCTGATGTTTACTTGTACCACAAAGAGGACACGGAGCGATACATTCTTGCTAACCTGAACATT ggagcagagctgctgagggaTGCTTCACTGGGTGTTCATTTCAGGGTTCACCTGATGCAAATGATTGTTTTGCGAGAACCAGAG ATGGACGTAAACATCACGACAAATATCACCTCCTCGCTGATGAGTGTTTGCGAATGGAGCAAGAAAGTCAACCCCCAGAACGACTCTGACCCCCTGCATGCTGACATTGTCCTGTATGTGACCAG GTTTGACCTGGAGTTGCCTGACGGGAACAAGGAGCTACGTGGAGTGACCCGTTTAGGTGGAGTCTGCTCCTCCTTCTGGAGTTGCGTTATTACCCAGGACACAGGCTTTGACCTGGGAGTCACCATAGCCCATGAGATTGGGCACAG TCTTGGAATCCCCCACGATGGTGAGGGGAATCGCTGCAGTAGCAGTGGTTACATCATGGGTTCAGCAGGAAGCCACAACAGTATTGACCTTACCTGGTCACCCTGTAGCCAGGAAGAGTTTCTGGCCTTTGTCAA CACAGGCCAAACAAACTGCTTAAATGACCTGCCGGACACGGACGGCAGCATCCCTGGGTGGAAGCCTGGCTTGTATTATGGAGCAGATGAACAATGTAAAATAGCCTTTGGGAATGTCGCTACAGCATGCACCTTTGCTGACAGCAACGTT GATATATGTAATGTTCTCTCATGCCATGTACAACCAGGAGACAAATCCAGCTGCACTCGGCTTTTTGTTCCCCTCTTGGATGGTACTGATTGTGGAATCAATAAG TGGTGCTTCAAGGGACGGTGCAGCTCTCTGGAAGAACTGACCCCCATGGCTGTCGTGCATGGGCAGTGGTCCAGCTGGagccccttctcctcctgctcccgcagctgTGGAGGTGGAGTTGTGATAAGGCAGCGGTTCTGCAACAACCCCAG GCCTGCTTTTGGGGGGCAAGAGTGCCAAGGAGCTGGCGTCCAAGTGGAGATGTGCAATACCCAG GCCTGTTTGATGACCCAGCTGGACTTTATGGCTGAGCAATGCGCAGCAACAAATGTAAAGCCACTGGATCTCGCTGTAGAAGCGCCATCCTTTTATACCTGGACTTCTGCTGTTGGCTTTGCCAAAG GAGACTTGCTGTGCAAGCACATGTGCAGAGCAGTTGGAAAAGAATTTATGGTAAGCCGTGAAGATAGTTTCATAGATGGAACCAGATGCGAGCAGGATAACTCTGAACACCTTGGGGCTTTCCATCTGTGTGTAATGGGAAGCTGCAAA GCATTTGGGTGTGATGGTCAGATGGACTCCAAGAAGATAATGGACTCTTGTAAGGTCTGTGGGGGTGATAATACCACATGCACCAAAGTGAGTGGATCttacacagaaggaaaaactaaag AGTATGTTACATTTCTGTCCCTGCCTTATAACGCTACCTTCGTCCGTGTTATCAATTGGAGACCGCTCTTCACGCATTTGG CTGTGAAAGTTAAAGGTGAGTATGTTGttgctggaaagggaaaaatCTCATTGAATGTCACCTATCCATCTGTTCTGGAGGACAGCCAGATCAAATACAAAGTGTTTCTCACCAAGAGCAACCTGCCAAGCCTAGAGGAAGTCCATGTGGATGGGCCAACGCAAGAGGAAATTGAGATACAG GTCTATAGAAGGTATGCAAAAGAATACGGCAATGCCACCAACCCAGATATCACCTTCAGCTATTTTGTGCCAAAAGAGAATCTGACATATATGTGGATTCCTCAGAAGGGGCAATGCTCAGTGACCTGTGGAGAAG GGACTCGCCTGGTGGATCATGTGTGCTTTGACCGGACAAAGAATGAAACAACAGAGGACCAGCAGTGTctgggcctcctgcagccccttTCAGAGCAGGAGCCCTGTGCTGTGGGACCATGTCTGTACAG GTGGAAGAAATCTGAAATAGATGAATGCTCTGCCGTCTGTGGAACCGGAGTTGCCCAGCAGAATCTGACCTGTGTTCAGTCTCGTGATGGACTGGAGACTGTTGTGGATGACAGCTTATGCCCAGCGGAAGAAAAACCCCTCTCCATCGTGCCGTGCGTGGTTAATGTCTGCCCTTTAGGCTGGGATAAA GAGGAAGACACACGCTTGCTGCAGACTTTTGAGTCATTTGGGCATATCCAGCTGGAAAATAAGCCCGTGTATGTCTGGAGCCCTCTGGCTGGAGAGTGTTCTGTTTCCTGTGGTAAAG GTAAGACTCAGCTACAATATGTATGTGTGGCTTTTGACACCAAAGAAGAGACCCAGGAAGAAAATTGTCACCCAGTGCCAAAGCCTGAGAGCAGGATGGAAGTTTGCAATCTCAATCCCTGTCCACCAAG GTGGCATTACAAAATCGGCTCGTGCAGCGTAAGCTGTGGAGGAGGTGTGATGCATAAGGTCCTCTACTGTGCAAGGGAGATCGGGGAGAAGGCGGAACAGATTGTAGCAGATACCCGGTGTGATGGTTTGCCTCGCCCAGAGGAGCAGGAGCCGTGTAATTTGGAGCCGTGCCCTCCAAG ATGGAAGGTAACCCCAGCTAGCCCCTGTTCCTCCACCTGTGGGCTTGGCTTAGCTGTTCAGCTGGTCACCTGTGTTCAGATCCACCAAGGCCAAGAGATGTTGCTGGAGGAGCATTTATGTCCTGTGGCAGAGAAGCCTCTTACCAGCATCCCCTGTGTCATCCGAATGTGCTCTTATGAATGGGGCTTCAGCGAATGGACAGAG tGCTCCACTTCATGTGGGAATGGTGTTCAGACACGTCAGGATTTCTGCCTCAACCCGCTAACCCGTAAGCACGTGAACCCCATCTTCTGCAGGCACTTCCCCAAGGCCATTGTGCTGCGTGGCTGCTCCGCAGGGCCCTGCCATGAGCAGGCCGTGGCAGCCAGATCCCATGGAGCAGAGCTCCAGACAGTGACACCAGCCATGCGTCCGACGACAGCTGTAACTGCCAAATGGGCAAGATATAAGGGTCTGGATCTTCTTCCATCTGCTGTGCCACCTGTTCCTCAGGAACCAACAGAGGAGACTAGTGGAG GTGTCTGTGGGAGGCTCTTTCTCAATGCCACGGGGATCATCAACATGATGGGTGTAGAGGGCAGTGACTGCACTGTGACCATCGGACGCCCTCTCGGGGAGGAGATAAGAGTCAGCATTCTGGAGAGCTCCCTGAactgcagtgcag GAGAGCTACTGCTGCTTTCTGGGCGAATGATGTGGCAGACGGGCTGCAGGAAGCTCCCTTTGTCACTGATAAATTCCAGAACAAATACGCTGATTGTGAAACAGCGTGTTTTGATGCCAGGGAATGGGGTCGTTCTTCAGTACAGCAGCAGAGCGGCAACTAAAAAATATTACCAAG aCTGTGACAAGCAGTTGTTTGGTCCCCAAGGTGAAATAGTGAATCCTGTGCAATTGCCTGATCATAGGCAAGAAGTAGTGTGTCGGACCTTCATCAATGTGGCTCCTCGGCATCGCATAGCCATCCGCGCCCTGTATATTGACCTGGGCAATGAGAGCAACCAAACGCAATCTAATTATATCCTG ATCCGTGATGTAAGCACCATGAAGACGATGGTGTTTCATGGAAGACAACAATTCTTCTGGGAATCAACTGGAAGCCAAGCTGAAATTGAATTCCATGAAAACGTTAAGGAACATCGAACCCGTTTCTGGGCCGAATATCACATTGCTGAGCCCAACTAA